Proteins found in one Halogeometricum rufum genomic segment:
- a CDS encoding RidA family protein, translating into MNGDVTRYESDHLKATAGYGVRKRNIQLVFFDGKFPRRAHADGLTVGEQTVDALERVETAVVRAGVEMDDVLRTTVYTTDADRVDDIEAAYERYFEERRPAMTVVGVADLPGDAAVQIEATAVER; encoded by the coding sequence ATGAACGGCGACGTGACGCGATACGAGAGCGACCACCTCAAGGCGACGGCGGGGTACGGCGTCAGGAAGCGGAATATCCAACTCGTCTTCTTCGACGGGAAGTTCCCGCGGCGGGCGCACGCGGACGGATTGACAGTCGGGGAGCAGACCGTCGACGCCCTCGAACGCGTCGAAACCGCCGTCGTTCGGGCGGGCGTGGAGATGGACGACGTGCTTCGAACGACCGTCTACACCACCGACGCGGACCGCGTCGACGACATCGAGGCGGCGTACGAGCGCTACTTCGAGGAGCGCCGACCGGCGATGACCGTCGTCGGCGTCGCGGACCTGCCGGGCGACGCCGCCGTGCAGATAGAGGCGACGGCCGTCGAACGGTAA
- a CDS encoding VOC family protein yields MSDQNPVTAEYPDSPFHTTGTDHVTIWGSNEEDTVAFYRDLLGMRLVLRQPNLDDPSQTHLFFDTGDGRILTFFVSDDRQSNRTGQRGGVGAVHHLCFSVDPEEFEEVVQAIEDDGRNYNIFDRGIFFSLYTHDNNGLVIELSTDKYDIPDDRRADVLAKTQEIREADGADYAKDEHLAEALTELGLDATAYDLPDAESGVGGVE; encoded by the coding sequence GTGAGCGACCAGAATCCAGTCACCGCCGAGTATCCGGACAGTCCGTTCCACACCACCGGCACCGACCACGTGACCATCTGGGGGAGCAACGAGGAGGACACTGTCGCCTTCTACCGCGACCTGTTGGGGATGCGCCTCGTTCTCCGACAGCCGAACCTCGACGACCCCTCCCAGACGCACCTGTTCTTCGACACCGGCGACGGCCGCATCCTGACGTTCTTCGTCAGCGACGACCGGCAGTCGAACAGGACGGGCCAACGCGGCGGCGTCGGCGCCGTCCACCACCTCTGTTTCAGCGTCGACCCCGAGGAGTTCGAGGAGGTAGTGCAGGCCATCGAAGACGACGGGCGGAACTACAACATCTTCGACCGGGGCATCTTCTTCTCGCTGTACACCCACGACAACAACGGCCTCGTCATCGAACTCTCGACGGACAAGTACGACATCCCCGACGACAGACGCGCGGACGTGCTGGCGAAGACGCAGGAGATTCGCGAGGCGGACGGCGCGGACTACGCCAAGGACGAACACCTCGCCGAAGCGCTGACGGAACTCGGTCTCGACGCGACGGCGTACGACCTGCCGGACGCCGAGAGCGGCGTCGGCGGCGTGGAGTAA
- a CDS encoding lysylphosphatidylglycerol synthase domain-containing protein: protein MRRLARFLVGVLLGGGAFAGYLASVGAGDVAGRVAELPPWAVAAVVLFVVGEGLADGIGVWASVNPLGRGLSKRQSVQFAMAGDFFDTLSPAGPVSSEPIMARFIGVTTETSYADALAVRGVAKYVKSGAQLLLSTVLALSITVGGSSPRFVLVTLAGAVGTLLVGGLVVLRFRAAVSRAAVAVAAPVVAWASSLYRDDPHDRAVVASAVERFWARVLLFRDRPGLVALVAVGGVVEQVLTAAALYVALLGIGSGTGAAVALLPIVAVVPLPQASSIVPIPGSIGAYDVVLGGALTLVTGAAPAAAAAAVLVVRTVTLPFGLSVGGLSVAFLRGWRP from the coding sequence GTGCGAAGATTGGCGAGGTTTCTGGTCGGCGTCCTCCTCGGCGGCGGCGCGTTCGCCGGCTACCTCGCGTCCGTCGGCGCCGGCGACGTGGCGGGCCGCGTCGCCGAACTCCCGCCGTGGGCCGTCGCCGCCGTCGTCCTGTTCGTGGTCGGCGAGGGCCTCGCGGACGGCATCGGCGTCTGGGCGTCGGTGAACCCCCTCGGGCGCGGCCTCTCGAAGCGCCAGAGCGTGCAGTTCGCGATGGCTGGGGACTTCTTCGACACGCTCAGCCCCGCCGGACCGGTGAGTTCCGAGCCCATCATGGCGCGGTTCATCGGCGTCACGACGGAGACGTCGTACGCCGACGCCCTCGCGGTCCGGGGCGTGGCGAAGTACGTGAAGTCGGGCGCTCAACTCCTGCTCTCGACGGTGCTGGCGCTCTCGATAACCGTCGGCGGGAGTTCGCCGCGGTTCGTCCTCGTCACCCTCGCCGGAGCCGTCGGCACCCTGCTCGTCGGCGGCCTCGTCGTCCTCCGGTTCCGGGCCGCCGTCTCCCGCGCCGCCGTCGCCGTCGCCGCGCCCGTCGTCGCGTGGGCGTCGTCGCTCTACCGGGACGACCCGCACGACAGAGCGGTCGTCGCGTCCGCGGTCGAACGGTTCTGGGCCCGCGTCCTCCTGTTCCGCGACCGACCGGGACTGGTCGCACTCGTCGCCGTCGGCGGCGTCGTCGAACAGGTGCTGACGGCGGCGGCCCTCTACGTCGCGCTCCTCGGAATCGGCTCCGGGACGGGGGCGGCCGTCGCCCTCCTCCCCATCGTCGCCGTCGTCCCCCTCCCGCAGGCGTCGAGCATCGTCCCGATTCCGGGGAGCATCGGGGCGTACGACGTGGTCCTCGGCGGCGCACTCACCCTCGTGACGGGGGCGGCACCCGCGGCGGCGGCCGCCGCCGTCCTCGTCGTCCGGACGGTCACGCTCCCGTTCGGCCTCTCCGTCGGCGGCCTCTCCGTCGCCTTTCTCCGCGGGTGGCGGCCGTAG
- a CDS encoding FAD-dependent oxidoreductase encodes MAHVIVVGGGAAGLSAALFTQKNGLETTVFDTDKTWLHKAHLFNYPGIGSQDGTVFLETLQRQAETFGVERVSAEVSDVSESGDGFTVTADGEDHDADYVVLATGANRDLAESLGCDFDGDLVDVDVTMETSVDGAYATGAMVRAEEWQAVISAGDGAAAALNILSTEKGENYHDFDVPADADEAFGAMADES; translated from the coding sequence ATGGCACACGTCATCGTCGTCGGCGGAGGCGCCGCCGGACTGAGCGCCGCGCTGTTCACCCAGAAGAACGGGCTGGAGACCACCGTCTTCGACACGGACAAGACGTGGTTGCACAAGGCCCACCTGTTCAACTACCCCGGCATCGGTTCGCAGGACGGTACCGTGTTCCTGGAGACGCTCCAGCGACAGGCCGAGACGTTCGGCGTCGAACGCGTGAGCGCCGAGGTGTCGGACGTGTCCGAGTCGGGCGACGGGTTCACCGTGACGGCCGACGGCGAGGACCACGACGCCGACTACGTCGTCCTCGCGACGGGAGCGAACCGGGACCTGGCCGAGTCGCTGGGCTGCGACTTCGACGGTGACCTCGTCGACGTCGACGTGACGATGGAGACGAGCGTCGACGGCGCGTACGCCACGGGCGCGATGGTCCGCGCCGAGGAGTGGCAAGCGGTCATCAGCGCCGGCGACGGCGCCGCCGCCGCGCTCAACATCCTCTCGACGGAGAAGGGCGAGAACTACCACGACTTCGACGTGCCCGCCGACGCCGACGAGGCGTTCGGCGCGATGGCCGACGAGTCGTAG
- a CDS encoding PAS domain-containing sensor histidine kinase: protein MDTRDHVRLPPIFDNLDVGITFRHPENGAVLDVNAPIERLYGYTADELRGTTVSEYTPPSTKFSEERALREVRAAAAGDSQSFEWQIERSNGELRWIRVHLNGTSVDGVDGVIAEVHDITEYRARERRLRLLSRIVRHNLRNKMNVLLGYADRIRSAVEDESLQSELETVVEITNEVGTLSDSVRQIEEIAEPDATKRSPTDLRDVVESAVERARREYDDATIRLGSAASVSVIADEGVTYAVEHAIENAVEHNDRRTPEVTVSVAEDRADCCGVIRVADDGPPIPDVEIDVLGTEVEASSTYHGSGVGLWVMQWCVDSLGGELEFEENTPRGNVVSISLPSSEPVDP, encoded by the coding sequence ATGGATACCCGCGACCACGTGAGACTCCCGCCGATATTCGACAATCTGGACGTGGGTATCACGTTCCGCCATCCCGAGAATGGGGCAGTGCTGGACGTGAACGCTCCGATAGAGCGACTCTACGGATACACCGCCGACGAACTCCGAGGAACGACGGTGAGCGAGTACACACCGCCGTCGACGAAATTCTCCGAAGAGCGCGCACTTCGCGAGGTTCGAGCCGCTGCCGCCGGCGATTCGCAGTCGTTCGAGTGGCAGATAGAGCGCTCGAACGGCGAGTTGCGCTGGATTCGGGTCCACCTCAACGGGACTTCCGTCGACGGCGTCGACGGCGTCATCGCCGAGGTCCACGACATAACCGAGTATCGGGCGCGAGAACGCCGGTTGCGGTTACTCAGCCGTATCGTCAGACACAACCTCCGGAACAAGATGAACGTCCTTCTGGGGTACGCCGACCGCATCAGATCGGCCGTCGAGGACGAGTCGCTTCAGTCGGAACTGGAGACCGTCGTGGAGATAACGAACGAGGTCGGAACGCTCAGCGACTCGGTCCGCCAGATAGAGGAGATAGCCGAACCCGACGCGACGAAACGTTCGCCGACCGACCTTCGCGACGTCGTCGAATCGGCTGTCGAACGGGCGCGGCGCGAGTACGACGACGCGACGATCCGTCTCGGTAGCGCGGCCAGCGTCTCGGTCATCGCCGACGAGGGGGTCACTTACGCCGTCGAACACGCCATCGAGAACGCGGTCGAACACAACGACCGGCGCACGCCCGAGGTGACCGTGTCGGTGGCCGAGGACCGGGCGGACTGCTGCGGGGTGATTCGCGTTGCCGACGACGGGCCGCCGATTCCGGACGTCGAGATAGACGTGCTCGGAACCGAAGTCGAAGCCAGCAGCACGTACCACGGGTCGGGAGTCGGTCTCTGGGTCATGCAGTGGTGCGTCGATTCGCTCGGCGGCGAACTCGAATTCGAGGAGAACACGCCGCGGGGGAACGTCGTCTCGATATCGCTCCCGAGTTCCGAACCGGTCGACCCGTAG